One window from the genome of Rufibacter tibetensis encodes:
- a CDS encoding alpha-ketoacid dehydrogenase subunit alpha/beta translates to MNQTPVEAPPQVEVELLMKAYRLMLTAKVMADTYEENKAICSKYVHSTSRGHEAIQLATAFHLKEKDFLSVYYRDESLLLGIGITPYELMLQLMAKRDDPFSGGRTYYCHPSLRREGFPVIPHQSSATGMQAIPATGMAHALAYLESQRLLNSADGRVVVCSLGDGSVTEGEVAEAFQMAVLKKLPIIYLVQDNDWGISAKGSEMRAMDAYEYAAGFKGMERLQVDGADFVDSYTGMAEAFRIARAERRPVLVHAKCPLLGHHTSGVRREWYRGNNLNEHSLLDPLPRLGTYLLEQGVTADELISIAQEIKQEVQAHFEKALAAPNPDPETFHLHEFAPTPVVEESGTRTPENAEKSTMVDAALHAVDDILKLYPEALFYGQDVGGELGGVFREAALLAKKYGDARVFNTPIQEAYIIGSTAGMSAVGAKPIVEIQFADYIWPGINQLVEELSKSCYLSMGKFPVQSLIRVPIGAYGGGGPYHSGSIESTLLNIRGIKVVYPSNAADMKGLMKAAFLDPNPVVMLEHKGLYWSKVPGTEDAKTVEPGADYILPLGKANVVQTASDIQVQQGNSLSVITYGMGVYWAKMASKQLPGSVEIVDLRTLNPLDFKTVEASVRRHGKVLVLTEEPLMNSFAESLAGRISKSCFQVLDAPVYTLGAENLPAVPLNVELEKMMLPNADKVLAALQELLEY, encoded by the coding sequence ATGAATCAGACCCCTGTTGAGGCGCCTCCGCAAGTAGAGGTTGAGCTTCTCATGAAAGCCTATCGCCTGATGCTCACTGCCAAGGTGATGGCAGATACTTATGAAGAAAACAAAGCCATCTGCAGTAAATACGTTCACAGTACATCCCGTGGCCATGAAGCCATCCAATTAGCTACTGCTTTCCATTTAAAAGAAAAAGATTTTTTATCGGTGTATTATCGGGACGAGTCTCTGCTCTTGGGTATCGGGATAACTCCTTATGAGCTTATGTTGCAGCTCATGGCCAAGCGGGATGACCCCTTCAGTGGAGGCAGAACCTACTACTGTCACCCGTCTCTCCGGAGAGAAGGTTTTCCTGTAATTCCGCACCAAAGCTCTGCCACCGGCATGCAGGCTATTCCCGCCACCGGTATGGCGCATGCGTTGGCGTACCTGGAGTCACAAAGATTATTAAACTCTGCTGATGGGCGGGTAGTGGTTTGCTCTTTAGGCGATGGCTCTGTGACCGAGGGCGAAGTAGCCGAGGCGTTCCAGATGGCCGTCTTGAAGAAATTGCCCATCATTTACTTAGTACAGGATAATGACTGGGGCATCTCAGCCAAGGGATCTGAAATGCGGGCCATGGATGCCTATGAATATGCGGCCGGTTTTAAAGGAATGGAGCGCCTGCAGGTAGACGGAGCTGATTTCGTGGATTCTTACACCGGCATGGCCGAAGCCTTCCGGATTGCCCGAGCTGAGCGAAGACCGGTGTTGGTGCACGCCAAGTGCCCTTTGCTGGGTCACCATACTTCGGGCGTACGCCGTGAATGGTACCGCGGTAATAACCTTAATGAGCACAGCTTGTTAGACCCTCTGCCAAGATTAGGCACCTATTTACTGGAGCAGGGTGTCACCGCCGATGAGCTGATTTCAATTGCCCAGGAGATAAAGCAGGAAGTACAGGCCCACTTTGAAAAAGCCCTGGCTGCTCCAAACCCTGACCCGGAAACCTTTCATCTGCATGAGTTTGCACCTACCCCCGTGGTAGAAGAATCTGGAACACGTACCCCAGAGAACGCCGAAAAAAGTACCATGGTTGATGCCGCTTTGCATGCCGTGGACGACATCTTGAAGCTTTACCCGGAGGCACTCTTTTACGGGCAAGACGTGGGTGGCGAATTAGGTGGGGTATTTAGAGAAGCCGCTTTACTAGCCAAAAAATACGGGGATGCCCGGGTATTTAACACCCCCATTCAGGAAGCTTACATCATCGGGTCTACGGCGGGTATGTCAGCGGTGGGCGCGAAGCCGATTGTTGAAATACAATTCGCTGATTACATCTGGCCGGGTATTAACCAGTTAGTGGAGGAGCTTTCCAAAAGCTGTTACCTAAGCATGGGCAAGTTCCCGGTGCAATCGTTGATCAGGGTTCCTATTGGGGCTTATGGGGGCGGCGGACCTTATCACTCTGGCAGTATTGAATCAACCCTTTTGAACATAAGAGGCATTAAAGTAGTGTATCCCAGCAATGCCGCTGATATGAAGGGACTGATGAAAGCCGCTTTTTTAGATCCCAACCCTGTGGTGATGTTGGAGCACAAAGGTCTCTACTGGTCAAAAGTGCCGGGCACTGAAGATGCGAAGACTGTTGAACCAGGTGCGGATTACATCCTGCCACTTGGGAAAGCAAATGTGGTGCAAACTGCCTCAGATATCCAGGTGCAACAAGGAAACAGCCTCTCCGTGATTACCTATGGGATGGGCGTTTACTGGGCCAAAATGGCCAGCAAACAACTTCCTGGCTCTGTTGAGATTGTAGATCTGCGAACTCTCAATCCACTTGATTTTAAAACGGTAGAAGCATCTGTGAGACGTCATGGCAAAGTGTTGGTGTTAACAGAAGAGCCCCTCATGAATTCGTTTGCTGAGTCTTTGGCAGGACGCATTAGCAAAAGCTGCTTCCAGGTCTTAGATGCCCCTGTCTATACACTTGGAGCAGAAAACCTACCAGCAGTACCTTTGAATGTAGAACTGGAGAAAATGATGCTGCCTAATGCAGATAAAGTGTTGGCAGCTCTGCAGGAATTGCTGGAGTACTAA
- a CDS encoding rhodanese-like domain-containing protein: MKIFILALALFSAQPLMAQDVPKTTLTPTEYQQITQKEKGVLVDVRTPEEFKNGHLKKAKNSDFRGGKFDKEYDSWDRSKTYYLYCASGNRSGEALRLMQEAGFANVYNLGAYKDLKASRLKTTKEMNIK; this comes from the coding sequence ATGAAAATTTTTATTCTTGCCCTTGCTCTTTTTAGCGCACAACCTTTAATGGCGCAGGATGTGCCTAAGACCACCTTAACGCCTACAGAATACCAGCAGATAACTCAGAAAGAAAAAGGAGTGCTGGTGGATGTCCGCACCCCTGAAGAATTCAAGAACGGGCACCTGAAGAAAGCCAAAAACTCTGATTTTCGTGGAGGAAAGTTTGATAAAGAATACGATAGCTGGGACCGTTCAAAAACGTACTATCTCTACTGTGCCTCAGGAAACAGGAGCGGGGAAGCATTAAGACTGATGCAGGAAGCTGGATTTGCGAACGTTTATAATTTAGGCGCTTACAAAGACCTCAAAGCTTCACGTTTAAAAACAACGAAAGAAATGAACATAAAGTAA
- the hemF gene encoding oxygen-dependent coproporphyrinogen oxidase has product MRDTIQKWFKSFQERLCSDLEACDGQTKFQEDTWERPGGGGGAARVIQNGAVFEKGGVNFSAVEGVLPEKAAAALLLPDPHFFATGVSVVMHPQNPHVPITHMNVRYFEAGNGDAWFGGGIDLTPIYVNKAQVQFFHQRLKNTCDRFQPTYYTEFKKWADDYFYIPHREETRGVGGIFFDRLTPTAEIPLQERFSFVQAVADTFSPTYTSIVNQNKNLSFSEQEKEWQLIRRGRYVEFNLVNDRGTKFGLETNGRTESILMSLPPLASWHYNHLPETGTPEAEALACFQKDIDWVSTT; this is encoded by the coding sequence ATGAGAGATACGATACAAAAATGGTTTAAGTCATTCCAGGAACGCCTCTGCTCAGATTTAGAAGCCTGTGATGGCCAGACCAAATTTCAGGAAGATACCTGGGAGCGGCCGGGCGGTGGCGGTGGAGCAGCCCGCGTGATCCAGAACGGAGCCGTTTTTGAAAAAGGAGGCGTTAATTTCTCAGCAGTGGAAGGAGTTTTGCCAGAGAAAGCGGCCGCTGCCCTCTTGTTACCTGACCCGCATTTCTTCGCGACCGGGGTATCTGTTGTGATGCACCCACAGAACCCGCACGTTCCCATCACCCACATGAACGTGCGCTACTTTGAGGCCGGAAATGGAGACGCCTGGTTTGGCGGCGGCATTGATTTAACTCCCATTTACGTAAACAAAGCCCAGGTTCAGTTCTTCCACCAAAGGTTGAAAAACACCTGTGACCGCTTCCAACCAACTTATTACACTGAGTTCAAGAAGTGGGCCGATGACTATTTTTATATCCCGCATAGAGAGGAGACACGGGGCGTGGGCGGGATCTTCTTTGACCGGCTAACGCCTACAGCTGAAATCCCTTTGCAGGAGAGATTTTCCTTTGTGCAGGCAGTGGCAGATACCTTTTCGCCTACCTATACCTCCATCGTGAACCAGAACAAAAACCTTAGTTTCAGTGAACAGGAGAAAGAATGGCAGTTGATCAGGAGAGGACGGTATGTTGAATTCAACCTGGTAAATGACCGGGGCACAAAATTTGGTTTGGAAACGAATGGCAGAACCGAGTCCATCTTGATGAGCCTTCCTCCGTTAGCCAGTTGGCACTACAACCACCTTCCAGAGACAGGCACCCCAGAGGCAGAAGCATTGGCATGTTTTCAAAAAGATATTGACTGGGTTAGCACCACCTAA
- the tamL gene encoding translocation and assembly module lipoprotein TamL has protein sequence MKLRCYVFGTVFTMLGLSMGCTPTRHLAENERLLWRIKLEGVEQADKSAISSLYQQKPNRRVLGAPIYLNLYYLGKSIYNPERIQANIEEETEDHNRNIQKAGSDSVKVDKLIENKEKRLNKLQNKKENGNWLMRTVGEPPAIFDSLKLVQTEDQIRIYLSSKGYFRNKVSSSTEVKNKKVFVTLKVQEDKPYVVSQHTYQVPDTTISRLLLGNQAASLIKLNQNFDEALLSQERNRIEGLLKNNGFFDFRQQFITFEADTSYEAYTVRLSTQIANPTDTTLHKVYSIKDVYFTSDAGLNRFGRARDTVELNKLHFLAYEHHIKPRILLRKVIIRPGQTYSAQRTLNNQRIISNLDVFKYTTISYTKVDTVTAEPNRGLLNAQINTALLPRFQETTEVGGTFTEQVPGPYTSIRFRIRNIFGGAEIFDVGVRAGVEGQLQRNVATVGRRTEIGADMGVTFPQILVPFRTNDLLIRFNPRTRFSTGYTYVDRNEYTRTNLDFSFDYIWQRLNIHQFSFSPLDINVISTPRIDPTFQQYLDTLQQSGNPLNESFKDAFVSSFNFTSLYNTANYNQSNDAKLVRIFVETGGILWNYVAEQFRDLNTYRFAKVNLDYRRYHALGNNMTFVYRANTGVAKPLGDSRALPYDKYFFAGGSSSVRAWLPRRLGPGSSSLIDRETGEVNYLFEQTGEILLELNSEFRFRMFRFGSTNVNGAFFMDAGNIWLFEERNTNPNPEKYATRSGAQFEFNRFYKELAVGSGFGVRLDFTFAILRFDIATKVYDPAQHEGNRLIINRFRSNAIFGTNTQTTFNLGIGYPF, from the coding sequence TTGAAGCTACGATGTTACGTATTCGGCACGGTATTCACAATGCTGGGCCTTTCTATGGGTTGCACTCCTACCCGTCATCTCGCTGAGAATGAACGTTTACTCTGGCGCATTAAATTAGAGGGAGTTGAGCAGGCCGATAAATCAGCCATTTCTTCACTTTATCAGCAAAAGCCCAATCGACGGGTGCTGGGTGCGCCTATATATCTGAACCTGTACTACTTAGGCAAATCCATCTACAACCCTGAACGCATTCAGGCCAACATTGAAGAGGAAACCGAAGACCACAACCGCAACATACAGAAAGCCGGATCAGACTCAGTGAAAGTAGACAAGCTCATTGAAAATAAAGAAAAACGGCTTAACAAACTTCAGAACAAAAAAGAGAACGGTAACTGGCTCATGCGTACGGTAGGCGAACCCCCTGCCATTTTTGATTCTTTGAAACTGGTGCAAACCGAGGACCAGATACGCATTTATTTATCTTCAAAAGGGTACTTCCGGAACAAGGTTTCCTCCAGCACTGAGGTAAAGAATAAGAAAGTATTTGTCACCCTGAAAGTGCAGGAAGACAAGCCCTACGTTGTTTCTCAGCACACCTATCAGGTGCCAGATACTACCATTTCCCGCCTGTTATTGGGAAATCAAGCTGCAAGCCTCATCAAGCTGAATCAGAATTTTGACGAGGCCTTGCTCTCCCAGGAACGTAACCGGATTGAGGGACTCCTGAAAAACAACGGCTTCTTCGATTTTCGGCAGCAGTTTATCACGTTTGAGGCGGATACCAGCTATGAAGCCTATACCGTGCGCCTCAGCACGCAGATAGCCAACCCCACAGACACTACGCTGCATAAGGTATATTCCATTAAGGATGTTTATTTCACCTCTGATGCGGGCCTTAACCGTTTTGGAAGAGCCAGAGACACGGTGGAGTTGAACAAGCTTCATTTTCTCGCCTACGAGCACCACATTAAACCCCGCATTCTCCTTCGGAAGGTAATTATCAGGCCGGGCCAGACATATTCTGCTCAACGAACGCTCAACAACCAGCGAATTATCAGCAACCTGGATGTGTTTAAATACACCACCATCAGCTACACCAAAGTAGACACAGTGACGGCTGAACCAAACAGAGGTTTGTTAAATGCGCAGATCAATACCGCTTTGCTGCCCAGGTTCCAGGAAACAACGGAAGTGGGCGGTACTTTCACTGAGCAGGTGCCAGGTCCTTACACCAGTATTCGTTTCCGGATCAGGAATATTTTTGGAGGTGCCGAAATCTTTGATGTAGGGGTTCGCGCCGGTGTGGAGGGACAACTACAACGGAACGTGGCCACCGTTGGCCGAAGAACTGAGATAGGTGCTGATATGGGCGTGACCTTCCCGCAGATTCTGGTGCCGTTCAGGACTAATGATCTTCTGATCAGGTTTAACCCCCGCACCAGGTTCAGCACCGGGTACACCTACGTAGACCGGAACGAGTACACCCGTACTAACCTTGATTTCTCTTTTGATTATATCTGGCAGCGGCTGAACATTCACCAGTTCAGCTTCTCCCCGCTAGACATCAACGTGATCAGTACACCCCGAATAGACCCCACATTCCAGCAGTACCTAGATACACTTCAGCAGTCTGGTAATCCTTTGAATGAAAGCTTTAAAGACGCTTTCGTTTCTTCCTTTAATTTTACCAGTCTTTATAACACCGCTAACTACAATCAATCCAATGACGCTAAGCTGGTCCGTATTTTTGTGGAGACCGGCGGAATACTCTGGAATTATGTAGCCGAGCAATTCAGGGACTTGAATACCTATCGTTTTGCGAAAGTGAACCTTGACTACCGCCGCTATCATGCTTTGGGGAACAACATGACTTTTGTCTACAGGGCCAACACTGGTGTTGCAAAACCTTTAGGAGATTCAAGAGCACTACCATATGACAAATACTTCTTTGCAGGCGGATCGTCTAGCGTACGGGCTTGGCTTCCTCGCCGGTTAGGCCCCGGATCCAGCTCCCTCATAGACCGGGAGACGGGTGAAGTTAATTACCTGTTTGAACAGACCGGTGAAATTCTTTTAGAGCTGAATTCTGAGTTCCGGTTCAGGATGTTCCGTTTTGGCAGTACCAATGTCAACGGAGCATTTTTCATGGATGCCGGTAACATCTGGCTGTTTGAGGAGCGCAACACCAACCCTAATCCTGAGAAGTACGCCACCCGGTCAGGTGCCCAATTTGAATTTAACCGCTTCTACAAGGAACTGGCAGTAGGTTCCGGGTTTGGGGTGCGGCTGGATTTTACCTTTGCCATTCTCCGTTTCGATATTGCCACCAAGGTGTACGACCCAGCACAGCACGAAGGAAATCGGTTAATCATCAACAGGTTCAGGAGCAACGCCATCTTCGGCACCAACACGCAAACTACCTTTAACTTGGGCATTGGGTATCCTTTCTAA
- a CDS encoding TrmH family RNA methyltransferase, with translation MISKGALKYIRSLQIKKYRLLHQAFTVEGEKSVAELLQSDFVLESVFATQKFIDKHTSLLRKGLEVVQVSEEELSKAGSMESNNAALAIAKMRPAAAFSWEEHPFVLALDEVRDPGNLGTIIRIADWYGLTSIVLSENSADFYNQKVIAATMGSFTRILPHYVDLASFLKNRPKSVPVFGAALEGENVHHLELQPTGVLVMGNESHGIRPEIMQQVTQPLHIPGRGGAESLNVGTATAILLDNFFRNI, from the coding sequence ATGATTTCAAAAGGGGCTTTGAAGTACATTAGGTCACTGCAAATAAAGAAATATCGGTTGCTTCACCAAGCTTTCACGGTGGAAGGTGAAAAGAGTGTGGCCGAGCTTCTCCAGTCTGACTTTGTACTGGAATCAGTCTTTGCCACTCAAAAATTTATAGACAAGCATACCTCTCTTTTACGGAAAGGGTTGGAAGTAGTGCAGGTAAGTGAAGAGGAGTTAAGCAAAGCTGGTTCCATGGAAAGCAACAACGCTGCCCTGGCCATTGCCAAGATGCGGCCTGCTGCTGCCTTTTCCTGGGAAGAGCACCCCTTTGTACTGGCTCTGGACGAGGTACGGGACCCCGGCAACCTGGGCACCATCATCCGCATAGCGGACTGGTACGGCCTTACTTCCATTGTGCTCTCAGAAAATAGCGCAGATTTTTACAACCAGAAAGTCATTGCCGCCACCATGGGTTCCTTCACCCGAATCCTGCCGCACTATGTTGATTTAGCCTCCTTTTTAAAAAACCGACCTAAAAGCGTCCCTGTTTTTGGTGCTGCCCTAGAGGGAGAAAACGTGCACCATCTGGAGTTGCAACCAACAGGAGTTTTGGTCATGGGGAATGAGTCACACGGCATCAGGCCAGAGATCATGCAACAGGTTACACAGCCCTTACATATTCCAGGCAGGGGTGGAGCAGAGTCTTTGAATGTAGGAACCGCTACTGCTATTTTGCTGGATAACTTTTTCCGCAATATTTAG
- a CDS encoding outer membrane beta-barrel protein — MKRMYALLTAIMMAAAIALPYHASSKSLTPAAIQDTLILKLKNEARLLVVVKDVKDLKNLKNQSIDSIMVLLEKYADQIEAAGKKGDEVTVTFDKSEAKTSEDVNITITQNGPGGTEVTITEKKRIRITDKVGIDIDHDEEKNSTKVKVNVGAADSVEIRKKDEERYKNRNPKNEFDFQIDLGVSNWMNKEELPGTTQSVQLKPLGSRYLSLNSKWHYRVGGEASPLRLITGFTFDFHNYMFDDNMMIQKNEDRVIFVPTSPINLDKSKLATSSITVPLELGFDFKNRKGKTNFKIGGGGFVGYMLNSHSKVKYSQDGEKFKNKVKDDFYLNDFQYGVSGFVGIRSLEFFVKYNLNELFEEGKGPQANAIAAGLRILKF; from the coding sequence ATGAAACGTATGTATGCCCTGCTTACGGCCATCATGATGGCTGCAGCTATCGCCTTGCCTTATCACGCCAGTTCAAAAAGCCTTACACCGGCTGCAATCCAGGATACGCTCATTTTAAAGCTAAAAAATGAAGCCCGTCTTCTGGTAGTGGTGAAAGATGTGAAAGATTTGAAAAATCTAAAAAACCAGAGCATTGATTCAATCATGGTTCTGCTCGAAAAATACGCTGACCAAATAGAGGCTGCCGGTAAAAAAGGCGATGAAGTGACTGTGACCTTTGACAAATCAGAGGCCAAAACTTCTGAAGACGTGAACATTACCATCACCCAAAATGGCCCGGGAGGAACAGAAGTAACTATCACAGAGAAAAAGAGAATCAGAATCACTGACAAAGTGGGCATTGACATTGACCACGATGAAGAAAAGAACTCTACCAAGGTGAAGGTGAACGTAGGAGCTGCTGACTCTGTTGAAATCAGAAAGAAAGACGAAGAACGCTACAAAAACAGAAACCCTAAAAATGAATTTGATTTCCAGATTGATCTGGGAGTTTCCAACTGGATGAACAAAGAGGAACTTCCAGGCACCACTCAAAGTGTTCAGTTAAAGCCACTAGGCTCCCGCTACTTAAGCTTGAACAGCAAGTGGCATTACAGAGTAGGAGGTGAAGCCAGCCCATTACGTCTGATCACTGGTTTTACGTTCGACTTCCATAACTACATGTTTGATGACAACATGATGATTCAGAAAAATGAGGACAGAGTTATCTTTGTACCAACCAGCCCAATCAACTTAGACAAAAGTAAATTAGCCACCAGCTCAATTACTGTCCCGTTGGAACTAGGATTTGATTTCAAAAACAGAAAAGGCAAAACAAACTTCAAAATTGGGGGAGGCGGTTTTGTAGGCTACATGCTCAACAGCCATTCTAAAGTAAAATATTCTCAGGATGGAGAAAAATTCAAAAACAAAGTCAAAGACGATTTCTATTTAAATGATTTCCAATATGGTGTATCTGGATTTGTAGGAATCAGAAGTCTGGAGTTCTTCGTGAAGTATAACCTAAACGAATTATTTGAAGAAGGCAAAGGTCCACAAGCCAACGCCATAGCAGCAGGACTAAGAATTCTAAAATTCTAA
- a CDS encoding RNA polymerase sigma factor: MNETELVLALQQGDAKAQRILYYRYAGPMMGVCLRYLKNEMDAEEVLINGFMKVYQNVNRFEQKGSFEGWVRRIMVNEALQQLRKQEPMHLAIEKEHNYLASEDATADSEINAEEMMELLQELPAGYRAVFNLYAIEGYSHKEIADMLNISEGTSKSQLSKARAMLQRMLARQGVMIAL; this comes from the coding sequence GTGAATGAGACTGAACTGGTACTAGCACTGCAGCAAGGCGATGCCAAAGCCCAGCGAATCTTGTACTATCGCTACGCCGGCCCCATGATGGGAGTTTGCCTGCGATACCTCAAGAACGAGATGGATGCCGAGGAGGTCTTGATCAACGGGTTCATGAAAGTGTACCAGAACGTAAACAGGTTTGAGCAAAAAGGAAGCTTTGAAGGTTGGGTTCGCCGTATCATGGTGAATGAAGCCCTGCAGCAATTACGCAAACAGGAGCCCATGCACTTGGCTATTGAAAAAGAGCACAACTACCTGGCTTCTGAAGATGCCACGGCAGACAGTGAAATTAATGCCGAGGAAATGATGGAGCTCTTACAGGAGCTTCCGGCCGGTTACCGGGCCGTCTTTAACTTATATGCCATTGAAGGTTACTCGCACAAAGAGATAGCTGACATGCTCAACATAAGTGAAGGTACTTCCAAGTCACAGTTAAGTAAAGCCCGGGCCATGCTGCAACGCATGCTGGCCCGGCAAGGAGTAATGATCGCCCTCTAA
- a CDS encoding phosphatase PAP2 family protein, translating to MDELKALDQALFLELHGYRSPFWDDVMVLISNKFVWFPFYGVLVGLFIYFYKRKGWLMVLCLGGSVGLADFISSGIFKPYFARLRPCHDELINAAVNAIDGCGGQYGFVSSHAANAFAVAIFVSMLLPKKQRFLKVLLVIWAIAISYSRVYLGVHYPGDITGGALIGVATAWLSMFFFQKISSRYSFWSA from the coding sequence ATGGATGAACTAAAAGCCTTAGACCAAGCCTTGTTCCTGGAGTTGCACGGGTACCGCTCTCCCTTTTGGGATGACGTGATGGTGCTCATCTCCAATAAGTTTGTGTGGTTCCCCTTTTATGGCGTACTGGTAGGGCTCTTTATCTATTTCTATAAAAGAAAGGGGTGGCTCATGGTTCTGTGCCTAGGAGGCAGCGTTGGCTTAGCCGATTTTATATCCTCCGGAATCTTCAAACCTTATTTTGCCCGTCTTAGGCCCTGCCATGACGAACTAATCAATGCTGCAGTAAATGCCATTGACGGATGTGGTGGTCAGTATGGGTTTGTGTCTTCACACGCAGCCAACGCTTTTGCTGTGGCTATTTTCGTGAGTATGCTGTTGCCTAAAAAACAAAGATTCCTCAAAGTCCTGCTGGTCATCTGGGCCATTGCCATCTCTTACAGCCGTGTTTACTTAGGCGTGCATTACCCCGGAGATATTACTGGTGGAGCATTGATAGGCGTAGCAACCGCCTGGCTCAGCATGTTCTTTTTCCAGAAAATATCTTCCCGCTATTCTTTCTGGAGCGCATAG
- a CDS encoding CoA-binding protein: MKKTVVIGASDNPGRFSYKAVHQLKRSGHEVVPVGIKKGEVAGLPIETEKPSIDDVDTVTLYVGPQNQPSWYDYILSLRPKRIIFNPGTENFELEKKAQEQNIKTMHACTLVMLSIGNY, from the coding sequence ATGAAAAAGACGGTGGTGATAGGCGCTTCTGATAACCCAGGGCGGTTTAGTTATAAGGCAGTGCATCAGTTGAAGCGCTCAGGTCATGAAGTGGTGCCCGTTGGGATAAAGAAAGGAGAAGTGGCTGGCTTGCCCATTGAAACTGAAAAACCATCCATTGATGATGTGGATACGGTTACTTTATATGTAGGACCTCAAAACCAACCCAGCTGGTATGACTATATACTCTCTTTGAGGCCAAAGCGTATAATCTTCAACCCAGGTACAGAAAATTTTGAATTAGAGAAAAAAGCGCAGGAGCAGAACATAAAAACCATGCACGCCTGTACGCTTGTAATGCTTTCAATAGGTAATTACTAA